The proteins below come from a single Megalops cyprinoides isolate fMegCyp1 chromosome 5, fMegCyp1.pri, whole genome shotgun sequence genomic window:
- the nrarpa gene encoding notch-regulated ankyrin repeat-containing protein A, producing the protein MSQADISTCSAPQRVFQEAVKNGNTKELHSLLQNMTNCEFNVNSFGPEGQTALHQSVIDGNLELVKLLVKFGADIRLANREGWSALHIAAFGGHQDIVLYLITKAKYSSGAR; encoded by the coding sequence ATGAGCCAGGCGGATATATCTACTTGTTCTGCACCACAGAGAGTATTCCAAGAAGCAGTGAAGAATGGCAACACAAAGGAACTCCACTCTCTCCTCCAGAACATGACAAACTGCGAGTTCAATGTCAACTCCTTCGGGCCAGAAGGGCAGACGGCGTTGCATCAGTCAGTCATTGACGGAAATCTCGAACTTGTCAAATTGCTGGTGAAATTCGGGGCCGATATTCGTCTGGCCAACAGGGAAGGGTGGAGTGCCTTGCATATTGCCGCTTTCGGAGGACACCAAGACATAGTCCTATACCTCATCACAAAGGCAAAGTACTCCTCTGGTGCACGGTGA